The Brassica napus cultivar Da-Ae chromosome C7, Da-Ae, whole genome shotgun sequence genomic interval CCGAAACTTTGTGTCAGACTTCTTTGGTGTTGCTGTCTTGAGATTCAACAGAAAAGGCTGGAGCTATGGGGAGACATTCTTAGCAGAGGAGATCTCCTTTGGATTTTGAAACAAAACTGGACGTTTTGCTTTGTTAACATCAAGATAATACTGATGGCTCTGGATTCAGCTAAAGTGGGTTAAGTGAAAGGTTTGATAAATACTATACTATATTGAGATTAAAAGCTGTATCTAGCTCTGTTTACAGAAAAAGGAAACAAAGGATCATATTTAATAGGTTAACCACATAAGCTTCAGTGATGCGAGTGGTAAGCATGAGTACCAGCAGAAGAACACAGTTACATGGTCAATGAAAAACCATTAGAGGCTGTGGCGACGGTGACTGCAAATCACGTCTGATGCGAAATGAAAAAGAGATTACAGAAGAATCATCAGAATTACATATACTCCAGTCGATGTTGCTAGAAAAATCTGACGAAACAAACTTAATTGCAAGTTTTGGAGAATCAGCCTGAAGTTTTATTACACTACTGAGCAAACCAGAAATGGTTTTTCCTTTGTGAATCAATTACGGGTTTTCCAACTCTCTAATTACATGTAGCATGAGCAGTACATATGGGTTTGTTGTAAGAGAGACGTGGTTTGTTAGCTGAAAATCACGTTCAAAGCCGTTTTCATTCGCACACACATTTGAATGATGTCTCTTGTTTTTAACTGAAAGAGACTTGTACATATTGACATTGTTGAATAATTGTTTCCACGCCATATTTTCAATAAAGAAGGTAACAATTTCCATATCACTAACATCTCAACTGAAAACCTCTCCGAATAAAAGATTAATAGTGATTACAATTTGGCATGCTTCAAAATTCCATCGTCATTAACCCCAAACTCTGAACTTGGCTCGTTACGGAAACAGGTTACGCACAAGATGTTTCAAACGTTGCTTAATATGCTACCTAGAAACCTTATTGAAATGCCCTTCACCATCTCTTTCTGCATCCATCTAATAGCTCCAATTTAGCATTTATCACTTTAGGTCAATCAATTCTGCCTCTATGAGATGTTAACAGTATTAATATGAATGTTTTAAAGATCTCATTTTTGTTCTGTTGAGTTAGATCCTACAACCGAACCATGTCAACACAGCAAGATGAGACATGACAAAGATCACCTTGCAGAGATCTCCGAACCAAGAAAGAAGTTGATAGGAAATGAAAaccaaacataataaaaatttcaCAAACTCAATGATATATAAAACATGCCTGATAACATAAAAGCTTCAACATCATATGTTTAGCTTCTGAAGATGATAATCAAGACAAAGCTTTGAACTTTATGAGAATCGACGATCGAATTGAATCCGACAAAACCATAACAGAAAACTGATaaataaaacagagaaaaaaaaccCTAACTGAAGCCGCGGCTCAACATCGTTCACAGGGTTTTCTAGAATCCCCTTTGCGCCGGGGCTCCGAGGAGGCTAGCCTGCTGAAGATCTATTTCGTTGAGCTGCGCTTCGCGATCCATCTCGATGATCAACGGCACGACCAGGATCAGAAAAGTCGTACCAGCGATCCACGCCGCTTTTCCCGTGCTCCGCAGCAATTTCTTCGACACTCCGACCGCATCTCCGGCGACGCGTCTTCCTTGAGAGACGATCTCGGAATTGGAGATCTTCGCCAAGATGTTCGAATCTCCGCCGCCAGATTTACCGGCTCCACCGAATCTCTTGGCCGCCATCGATGATTAGCGATTTGAGGGTTTAGTTTTCTTTCGAATCGGAAGC includes:
- the LOC106427472 gene encoding mitochondrial import receptor subunit TOM9-2-like, with the translated sequence MAAKRFGGAGKSGGGDSNILAKISNSEIVSQGRRVAGDAVGVSKKLLRSTGKAAWIAGTTFLILVVPLIIEMDREAQLNEIDLQQASLLGAPAQRGF